The Candidatus Binataceae bacterium genome includes a window with the following:
- a CDS encoding VirB8/TrbF family protein, protein MEGSIYVKARREWDERYADLVLGKRNWQIAATGLLVLSLVLAFGLVRVSTRSRFIPYVVRVDGLGYALAAPTALGESTAQLTTERMMRYELAGFIRDSREVIADPQAEHQVIGEVYSRVRGAAYKFLENYYHDQDLAHDPFKVAQHTTVTVQIDSILKLSHATWQVRWTEQALGLDGAPISTTHWEAVLDTEMAPQASDASILDNPLGFYVTRISWTEQRS, encoded by the coding sequence ATGGAAGGCAGCATTTACGTCAAGGCACGGCGCGAATGGGACGAGCGTTACGCTGATCTGGTTCTCGGCAAACGCAACTGGCAGATCGCGGCGACAGGTCTGCTCGTTCTCTCGCTCGTCCTCGCCTTCGGACTTGTGCGAGTCAGCACGCGCAGCAGATTCATCCCCTACGTCGTCCGGGTCGATGGACTCGGCTACGCCTTGGCCGCGCCCACCGCGCTCGGCGAGAGCACCGCCCAGCTAACCACGGAAAGGATGATGCGCTACGAGCTGGCCGGCTTCATCCGGGACTCGCGCGAGGTAATCGCCGACCCGCAGGCCGAGCACCAGGTGATCGGCGAGGTCTACAGCCGGGTGCGCGGCGCGGCCTACAAGTTCCTCGAGAACTACTACCACGACCAAGACCTCGCCCATGACCCGTTCAAGGTCGCGCAGCATACGACGGTAACCGTCCAGATCGATTCGATCCTGAAGCTGTCCCACGCCACCTGGCAGGTGCGCTGGACGGAGCAGGCGCTCGGCCTCGACGGAGCGCCCATCTCAACCACGCACTGGGAAGCCGTGCTCGATACAGAGATGGCGCCGCAAGCGTCCGACGCCTCGATCCTTGACAACCCGCTCGGCTTTTACGTGACGCGAATCAGTTGGACGGAGCAACGAAGCTGA
- a CDS encoding type II toxin-antitoxin system RelE/ParE family toxin — protein MHTVVETPAYLADTKAAGLTESEREAVVEMIARHPDAGDEIGGTGGARKVRFAGRGKGKSGGYRVITFYSGKDMPVFLLVLYSKGERANLSKAERNELKVILGDIVREYRKGAKRRV, from the coding sequence ATGCACACCGTCGTCGAGACCCCCGCTTATCTCGCTGATACCAAAGCCGCGGGGCTGACAGAAAGCGAGCGAGAAGCGGTGGTTGAGATGATCGCCCGGCATCCCGATGCTGGCGACGAAATCGGTGGTACCGGCGGCGCACGGAAGGTCCGTTTCGCGGGTCGCGGGAAAGGAAAGAGCGGCGGGTATCGCGTGATCACGTTCTATTCCGGCAAAGACATGCCGGTATTTTTGCTGGTCCTGTATTCGAAGGGAGAGAGAGCGAACCTGAGCAAAGCGGAACGGAACGAGTTGAAGGTTATTCTGGGGGATATCGTTCGGGAGTACAGGAAAGGAGCGAAGCGGCGTGTCTAA